Part of the Carassius auratus strain Wakin unplaced genomic scaffold, ASM336829v1 scaf_tig00214714_1_2670353, whole genome shotgun sequence genome, CCCCTCCACCACAAAACATCACACTCTTACtcgctcctcctcttcctccctttTAAGTTCATTTGCTCACCAATTCAGTATCCACAAGTCTTGTTTTGTCTCAAAGCGGCTTGTAAGAAATCACTTTCACGACTTCAGTCTTCGATCAGAAGCAGGCCGTTGGGATTTTAGCTCTTTTATTCGTTTGGCATGTTTGTCTGTGTGCGCTTACACTTGTCATTTTATTATGTTGGCGAATGAGTGAGTGTTTCCTGCGATGCTCTGGTTTAGGTTGGTTTATTACGTTACGTGTGTGGGACAGTGGCTCACGGTGAAGTTTCCCTCCAGAATGCTGATCTAGGACCAGTTTCCTCTCCATTGGACGTGTTTTGTATCTGACCAGCCACGTGGTCTATCGTCTAATGCGGATTCGTCGAATAACGTCCAGAATTATGTGAGCATCAGAAGCCGAGTCCAATCCTCTTAAACATGCTTTACGTGgtttcttgtttgtttgatgGGAACATGTGTCCTGTGTCCACACTGAATGTGTCTGTATGTTTAATAAAGCTCTTTCTATAAAATGCGTCTGCAGACTGCGTGCATGTGTGTCCTGATCAGATGTGTTTCTTATATATCAGATGTGTTCTTGAGTTCAAAAACAACTCGATGAAGGGGCGTTTAAACTTTGCACAGCACCTTAATGCTCACGGCTCACTAAAAGCAGAGACTTGACAGCCAAAGTAATTCTTGATGCTAAATGTTGATATGCCAGAAATGTTTCAtgcatattgcatttttatttataaagcattaatgaCAATATAAACTTATTCATGATTACAAAAAGCTATAGCAGTGAACTAACAGCAGCATTGTAGAATAGCTTCAAAAATAAGAATATTACTCAaagtacagaataaaaaaatatggtaactTAAAAAATGGAGATGAAAAGTGTGAAAAGTCATTTTGTCTTTTCAAATCTCATGTTATAGACTTATTGGACATGATTTGTGGCTATTTGCGTAGACTGTGGTTGAGCTATTCAAGTAGGATTTGCTTATTAAAGCAATTAGCagatatatttatgttttgtgcAAAGTGCAAAAGCACATGTTGTATATTTGCACATTATGCAATACGTGAAGAAGAAAATACATTCATTATTGTTCACATTTAGTCTCGCTTCCAAACTTATGCCAcatatacactaacattcaaaagggAATCGGTAAGATTTTGAaacttttatgctcaccaaggctgcatttatgtgacgaaaaatatagtaaataaaaaactgaaatattgtgagagattattacaatttgaaataactgttttctatttgaatatattgtaatgtcatttattcctgtgatccaatctgtattttcagcatcattcctccagtcttcagtctcacatgatcgttcagaaatcattataatatgatgatttgctgctcaaggatcatcaatgttgaaaaaaatctgtgatgcttaatattttttacatacatttttttcaggattcagcaAGTTTACTTGTAATTATGtttctttgtaaaaaataaaaaaatcataccgacccctaacttttgaacagcagtgtgcaTGCATATGTTAGACTGCACAAATGTGTGAATTGGAGAGTTTGCAGTAGTCCTCACTGTATGTGATGCTTCCTCTCTCAGTTGTGGCAAAATCACGAATCCAACATCCTGAGTCGACCTCTGAACCCACAGGAGACTGCGGCATGCTGGGAGACTCATGCTCGTCGATCTCTCCCATATCCTCGTAGTCTACGGCGGTGGGATGAGGGGGCGTGTCTGTGCTCTCTGTCAGAATGTCAATCTGGAGAGACTCCTCCCCCTGCATTACATCTCTCATCTTACCTGAGCGCGTTGAACGGATCTGAAAATACACACACCATTAACAGTCATGTCTTAGAACAACTGTTTCCACCCATGCAGATCTTCAGATCGCCTGAAACCTAGCTCTAGAAATCAACTAATCATCAAAAGTCATGCCGAATGGTGCACTGCggttatttattaactttaaaagATGCAAGCTTTTTATTTACTTGTGCCGAAATAAACAAAAACGCCAACAGATCACACCCGAAGACTTGAATGTGGATGCCGAAAAAATGGCTTTACATTTCAGAAACGTATGTGAAATTCTTGAATTGCTTTCTAAATTAATTCTGTGGTCTTCAAATTCCAAAATGGGCTTGCAAAGTCACACCATGTTTGATATCTTATATCTGATAAGACACCACAAAACCATATTTAATATTCTTCTCATATCcgatttttcaggtttcattttaaattaacgttttagtaattttgctcaGTTTTAGGCATTGTAGTACTTCGAGGTTTTGCATCTAATATTTAGATTATAGGATTCAGTGTTTTGAGTAATTAATGAGTCAAAAAGAGTAATTaatgagtcatttaaaaaaaagatccatttgcatatttaaacaaactgcttgagtgaatgattcagtgactcattcctAAACCGCATTCACACTTTCAAGGAACTGTAAGAGTGAacgattactttttatttatttttggggggaaTTACCTGAACATCTACATCCCAGTCTCTGAAATAAGGGGCTGGTGAAGGTATATAACCATTCTTTCTCCatctacaaaacaaacaaacatcatatAGTTATATAAAAACAGATAAGAGAAATCCCATCTCTTCAGGATGCTGCAGATGATGTTTCTAACCTGGAGTATGGGATACAGAACAGAAGAATCAGAGGCAATGGCACTAACAGAAGATACCATGCAACAGAGAAAGATCCTCCTGGAGTCTCTCCTTCTtaaacacacaaaatgagatcAATCTTAATCACAGCATGAAATACAGTTGCATCTTAGCAGTTGTTTGAGTGTTATATAAACGGACTCACTGTGAATCTCCCCAGATCTCCAGTGTAACGCAGGAGCCCACAGACTCCACACGCCTTTATAATGCACTTGATCTGGCCGCGATCTCACACGCACGGTGTAATTTGTGTGAGGTTCAAATCTAGACTCTTCCACATACACCTTCTGCTCAACAGCTTCTACCTCATACAGCTGAAACACAAAGTGCAACCTCAGGAATTAGTGAGAAATGATTCAACCGGTGCAAAACGTGTAGCTTGACAATGATACTGGGTACTACTCATATACTGCCTAAAAGTCATACTCTTATGGTGTATAATAGACACTTGTTGTGGGAAAGGGGAGTTAATAGAAATTAACAGAAAATCTCATCATTGTTAAAGCCATGGTTTCATGTTGATTAGccaggaattaaaaaaaagttagattcTTGActtgtgtttcttttcttttctttagttttttcatTCTTGGctaaactgtttctttaaaatcAGCATGCAACCATGGCTTTAACAATGATGAGATGTTCTCCccacacacataaaaaataaaggcaaaaatgccataaaaatatttaaaaaataaataaaaataaagttgtttgtgtttttcatttatgGAAAATGCAAcctcaattttttaaatattatttaatattattattattgttattattattattttttaaacaaattacataaacacttaatttttttgataaaaaaatatttatttccatgtttgaattgctaaaataataatttataccatcatttttattgatttattgtcaCTGCCTGACACTGGTTTGATAAAGGGTTCGAAAAAGTAATTTCAAAAAAAGAGCAAGCTATTACATTTTGATGCCTAAAGACTATAAATGTCTACTTAAAGTTGTATTCTTTATTATAACATGTACTTGTGAATCATGCACAATTAAACCCGGAACGTTTGATGAAATAGTCCACCCAAAATTAAGAAGAAAGAAAATTTAGAACAACGAAAATAACGTGGTGTTTTGAAGAATATGAAAACTTTCAAAGCGATTGCGTGCACCTTGTGTTGACTGTAAATGCTGAGCTGGTACTGAAGGTCGGGGATGGATGAAATTTCTGCGTTATATCCGCTCTGCCACTGGAAAAGAGCCCTGTGTTTCTCCCAGAGCAGTGACAGGTCAGATGGAGGGACCGGACgaactataacacacacacacacacatcggtgAGCACAGCTGTGGTCTCGCTTGCCTCTGAATCGCATGAAGCTACTTGCTCTTACTGTGTTTTCTCGGCATGAAGCCAGCATCTAGTTCGATGGAGAAGTTGTTGCCATGGTAACCGGAATGCAGGGTGATCCTGTAGCTCTCTACATCGTTGAAAACCACATGCGGAGATAAATCCATCTCACAC contains:
- the LOC113092770 gene encoding interleukin-9 receptor-like isoform X2, which gives rise to MHCSPLILTLVCFSNILVNYITWGDQYSLECLSNYLSNITCSLNISAESLGNESSYWLQFSTFDGRYDCTLKMGEQSLQCEMDLSPHVVFNDVESYRITLHSGYHGNNFSIELDAGFMPRKHIRPVPPSDLSLLWEKHRALFQWQSGYNAEISSIPDLQYQLSIYSQHKLYEVEAVEQKVYVEESRFEPHTNYTVRVRSRPDQVHYKGVWSLWAPALHWRSGEIHRETPGGSFSVAWYLLLVPLPLILLFCIPYSRWRKNGYIPSPAPYFRDWDVDVQIRSTRSGKMRDVMQGEESLQIDILTESTDTPPHPTAVDYEDMGEIDEHESPSMPQSPVGSEVDSGCWIRDFATTERGSITYSEDYCKLSNSHICAV
- the LOC113092770 gene encoding interleukin-9 receptor-like isoform X1 yields the protein MHCSPLILTLVCFSNILVNYITWGDQYSLECLSNYLSNITCSLNISAESLGNESSYWLQFSTFDGRYDCTLKMGEQSLQCEMDLSPHVVFNDVESYRITLHSGYHGNNFSIELDAGFMPRKHIRPVPPSDLSLLWEKHRALFQWQSGYNAEISSIPDLQYQLSIYSQHKLYEVEAVEQKVYVEESRFEPHTNYTVRVRSRPDQVHYKGVWSLWAPALHWRSGEIHKGETPGGSFSVAWYLLLVPLPLILLFCIPYSRWRKNGYIPSPAPYFRDWDVDVQIRSTRSGKMRDVMQGEESLQIDILTESTDTPPHPTAVDYEDMGEIDEHESPSMPQSPVGSEVDSGCWIRDFATTERGSITYSEDYCKLSNSHICAV